In Labrus bergylta chromosome 5, fLabBer1.1, whole genome shotgun sequence, the genomic window TGCTTCGCTGATTTATGAAACACGTCTTGATGAGATTTAAACGTTTAGATTTGTTCGTAAAGAGGGTCAAATCAGCCCTGACTGATCGACTGTAAACATTAATATACGAGGCCTGAGTGAGGTCactcgtctgttcctgcagggggcgctggagtcccatcgatggtggtctccatgctggaaatgctgtctcagtctaactttcagtcaacctaatggcAGGCTGAGagcttttcaaacattttctaaactgCTATGATACGGTTACTAGACCTTGTCTCAAAAAGACGACATGGCAATAATTGCATCAATGCAGATTTGACAGAATCGATACAGACGCAGAGCCGTGATGGCAGCTTAGAAAGACACAATGCCGAAGGTGCAGTTCACAATAAAGCCAACAGGCGGCAGTAGAAGCCAAACTCCATGGTCCAAAGGCACGTCCTTCAATGAGAAACTCGATCCAACGCCAGCAAAACTGAAACCAAAGATTATGGGAACATTTTGGATTTTTAGAAACACTACGGAGCTTTGCAAAAACAAGGTAAAATTCTGCTGCATCATGGCCGACGTCTCTGTCTACACATGACAGATACCAACAACTGCTCGCTACACAGGCTCAGTGTACACCAACTCTGAATGATGCTTTCTACTCTAACCTGGATGATGTTGTTAGGGGTTGATTTCCTGTATTCATTTCAATCAGACCCAAATTGGCCCAAGGtgttctgagcatgctccacaAAACCCCACCCTGGACTTTGACCCAGAagtcaaacaacatttttgtcCCTCCAGAATCAAGTATCACTGACGTCCCTCACTTGGACGCAGGCAACACATTAGCgtgcaaagaaaaaataaggGATCCCTTGAATGTGTGCGtgacacaacacacatataAAGTGGGAGATTAACAGAGGCCTTCCTGACGATGAGCTAGTCTCCACAGGTCGTCTGAGGTGAGCAGCGACATCTTTTCACTGCACTCATATCTCATCTATGAAATCAGAGCGGTTCATTTAATGTGGCTTTAAACTTTCAGACTGGCCGTTTGCATTAGACTACAAAGACAGGAACATGTGATGcatgtttagtgtttttaatggTTTGCTTTCTGACGTTTCTGAGGAATCATTGAGACTGCTGAATTAGAAACTGTTTCattctgtgatgtttaaatattccTCGAGTCTGCCTGCATCGATATCTAAATttacatttgtatatttttttattcaatcttGATGCTCTGATGTTCCTCTGAGGtgagtctctctcttcttctgggATTATAGTCTAACAGCTGCCTGTATTTTCACTCACAGGAGCGTTTGAGTGAATGTTCTTAAAGCTGTTAATAATGAGGCAACGTGCTTCAGGGCTCATTATACTCTACTTAATGAAACAGTTATCCACTCTTATTTAAAGCTAGATTACCTCCAACATGTGGAAGTTTCACATCACTCTGAACTGTGTACGTTTGTAAGTTTTATAACTCATGAACATTCAGATACAGTCTTACATTAATGACTTAAACTTgtcctttaaaatgttataaacGTGAAACTCTAAACAGACGAGCTGGTAGGAGAGATGAATGGAAAGAGGAGAGATGTTGTTCtacatatttattataaatgagCATATTTACTTGTAACACAGCCGACCTCAGCCCGGTATGAAGACATTAAAGATCAACAGGAACTCTTAAACACTGAGCGCTTTAATATGGATTAAATTGAATTTTATATGGATCAGCAGgcaacagagaaacacacctgATGAGGTCTTTGAACCTAACATTCATCGTTACTGAGGAGCGTTGGACAAACGTCCGTCAACATGTTTCACACTGATGAAAGTCGAGATGTGCATCAGCCACAAATCAAACAAGCAGCTTAGAATAAAGTAAAATGTGTTATCTTCAGAAGAAAGCCTCAAAGGTGTCATCACAGAAGGTCACTTCTGGTTGCACATGACGCTCGGCTGAAACAAAGGGGAGACCGGGCCTTTGCAGTTGTGGAACCAGTTGCTCCCCCAGGTTAGGCTGGCACCCACGTTGCCCGTGTTTAAATCACCTCTAACAGTTTATCTGAATGCTTTGGCGTTCTTAGACCCAGTATAAGAGCTTGTCtggttccttttttctcttttatgcttttatctattttgttgtaaagcactttggtcaactctgttgtttttaaatgtgctctataaatacagTCTCTCTCATCAGGGTTTACACACCAGGCAGGAAGTTGGTCTTTGAGGTCAAATGCTCGTAGGCCCGTTTTAGTGGGATACTATAATAAATCTACGTCCCTCTGTTCTCCTGAACAAACATTATAAAATAtcagaattcattttttttctcttaaaaagTGTCAGTGCTCCTAATACTTGAACATCGTGCTCCACTTTCTTGTTTCCTATAatcattgattgatttgttgtgtttctcttttggacatttctttgtcttcagaGATGAATGTGTCGTCTGCCAACATGACCGTGGTCGTTCGGTTTCCAGACTCCCTCTCTAAAGCCGTCACCAAGAACGTGATCGTCGTGTTTCTGGTGATCTCCATCAACTACATCAATGCCAGCCTTGTCCACACCTTCAGCAAACACCAGGTATGACCTTCATGTCATGATAGCAGGAAcaagtcttttgtgttttttgatttttttatattttacatttttatattctattttatatattttaatatcttcttatactgtattatttaagttgttgctagttctgcttcatttccttgttaattgtttagcaccaatacaccaagtcaaattccttgtttgtgtttgtacttggcaataaacccagattctgattctgattctgactttAGATTTGTAACATGAaatcaatatcatcatcatcatccaggCAGCTGTCTCTTGATGTATTTTTACTCATTATATTTGGGCGattccattcattcattcagtcagaTGAAACGTTTTCATTGTGAAAACTGAGCAGGtatcatttgaaaaaagaatctCATTAATGGAGGCGACTGTATTCACAGACTCCAGAGGAATATCTGTTATCATATTGACCTGCAGAAAGAAGCCCAGTTCACTGGATGTCAGGCTGTTtagtgtggagaaaaaaagagaatagtGCTTCAACTTCAGGCAGGAAGAGAGAAATCTACCAAACAGACGACGGCACATGAAGAAATAAACGGAACAAAATGTGGTTTTGGAGCTGAACATGAACAATAGTGGTGTGAAACGATATTATCTCCATACTTGAGTCACAATTCTATATATTGCAAGTAagcttttttaactgcatattataatgtattgttttgaactgttttgtcaaataagaaacaaTTCTCAGTCCgttcacttcagtctttttatttctacacagaGGGAGTCGAGCCCTCAGACTGACCAACATGATCAAAGTTAAACCCTGTGAGGCTGCATGGACCTCATAATCTGAACTGTTGGTACTTCAGTCTCATGGAATTTTAAGATGAACTCTTAACAATGCAACTCGTTACAattgaattgtgcaaccccttcagcaaataaaatttaaaaaaagcatatttcctattaagataaaaaaatatcgatacttggcCATGAGATGATATAATATTGCCACACAACATATTGCGATACCATGCTGAATCGATTTCTTTCCCACCTCTAATGAACAACAGATGAAGAACCTCCATTTAGAGAAatatctgtttgatttttactgtaACTAAAATGTCCAGCCATTGTACAGCAGGCTGGTCACTTCTGGACACAGTGTTCATTTTCCTTTAATGTCAGATCTGTTTAGATTTGTACCACAACAACTCCAGGGGTTATCCGTCTCCTCAAAACAGTCATTTCTAAAGACAACGACAGTCGTCTGTGTCCATTGCCTGTTTCAAATGAGAGGAATTTTCCCTCTTTGGGCAGTTGGTGAGCGGTtctcgccctagtttttgcggtgtgtccaaCTCtacccgtctgcctttttttggccaattTCGAAATGTTGAATCGGCGTCAACGGTCGGTGaaaggaatctctctgatttgctgttttgaaggtttcatttctctccagctctcaacACAGGTtcaggggcagctgtggctcagttggtagagtcatcacctctcaactggaaggttaagggttcgatccccagctgggcaacatgtcggctgtgtccttgggcaagacacttaacccccagTTGCTCCatgtcacacccattcacacacttatggtagtagtatcatccatcagaagtaactaatacattcatacaccgccacagaagcagcaggagtgTAAAAAGTGCtatgagtagtcagaagactagaaaagcgctataaaagctaaggtccatttaccattcaggaaagccccttgagcatgccgctgtagtatccatgctttcacccattagtgcggtttctccttatttgtcgcctccgcctcttcttttaaTTTTCCACtcaaagaccaagggctgacaacgccagcgccattttcaactttttatcagacattattctggattagtaggctacctataatacgacgTGAAGCAACGCAACAGGCAGCCTTCATTtaccactagttctttgccgtcggcttggtgtgtcagggcctaaATGACTGAAAACCTTCACAGATATATTTTGCTTCCCTCCCTCAGATCTTCTACAGAAACCCTCGGTACATCCTCTTCATTCACCTGGTGGTCAACGACATGATCCAGGTGACGCTGACTattatcatgttcatcatcagcTACACCATCCACAGAATAAACGTCTCCGTCTGTTGTTTCTTGATGCTAACGGCTCTCTTTGCCACTGAGAACACGCCTCTCAATCTGGCCTGCATGGCAGTGGAGTGCTACATTGCTATCTGCATGCCGCTGCGCCACGTGCAGATCTGCACCGTCAGGAGAACGTTGATTCTGATCGGTTTGATCTGGATTACGAGCATGTTGTCGGTTCTTCCTGATCTCTTTGTGACCTTGGCCACCGAGCCGCTGGACTTCTTCGGCTCCCGGGTCTTCTGCCTCAGACAAACGGTCTTTCCAAATCCAGTTAACACAAAAAGGAGGAACGCCCtgtattcagtgtttttagtcGTAATCTGGATCACTATCTTCTTCACTTACTTTAAGATCCTGTTCACGGCTAAAGCAGCGAGCAAAGATGCTAAGAAAGCCAGAAACACCGTCCTGCTGCACGGgttccagctgctgctgtgtatGTCCACGTATGTCGGCCCTCCATTATTAACCATCATAAAGCAATGGTTGCCTCGAGACTACACAGACCATCTGTTCGCTTATTATATCACTATACAAATCCTGCCCAGATCCATTATTCCGTTCATCTATGGCGTACGAGACAACACCTTCAGGAGGTACCTGAAAAGGTATCTGTGTTGTAAAGTCACAGTGCGGTCCTCAACCATCCGTAACCTCCATTAGAGCGGGGTCACAAAAACATTCTTACAATGACAGCTATTCATATTAAAGGTCGACACACTTTCAAATACAGAGGTGAACTAAAGCCCCGTGTCCACATAGTGTGTTTTTCTGAGCACCAtagtcttttttaaattgttttccatgaggagagagtgtttgcagcagcCGGCCGCCTAGAGAAAAAACCCTGTAGCgggtttgacaaggttttaattttggggtgccagtcagagtcaagtttgacaaataaaaattaaatgcaaacaaaaaatagtcaacctgcacaaaataGGACATCATccacactgcaaacaaaatgatgtgtgcactgtgtgtgcgtgtttcacagtctgtgtttgtaaagCAAAGTTCACACACCCACAGTTCAGTCCATTTCAGTTCAATGTtcaattacaaaacaaaaactctgctCCGGGTTTACCACGGGCCTcgaaaacaaataaggaaacaaactcaaaagaaaaccaGCGTCTCTCTTTGCGGTGCgacaatcaaaacacaaagaaacaaaagacacaccAGGTACTCACGGTACCAAAGttttttaagtcagtcagtaGGTTAAGTCAGTTGGCTTTGATCCATTGCGACCGGCATCTCCTGACTCCAGGGAACAGCTGATCCGCcaggaacagggaaataaacaaatccaacaggtaATCGGCCTGACAGCAACGGACCTCCAGCGACGAAGATGTCACACAAAATGGATATAACACAGACTTTCAAACACGCTCTATGCCGAGGTAacacttctccttcactgactttCTTTCAATGACTCTCTGCCTCGATCACCGGTGACTTGCACCTATACAAATGCCCTTCCTGTGTGTGCAACCATCACATCTGCCTCTCCAAAACCATCAAAAGTGCTTCCCATCTCAATTGAGGCCCTTGTGGAAGGCACAACAGGAAGACCCAGAATGTCAGGTTCTTTATCAAAAAGTGGTAGAAACTGGACAAGTCAATAATTCAAACCCTTCATACACCATCATGGATGATCTCCTCTACCGTCTCGTCACCCTCCCATACAAAACCATCTACCAACTCTACATACCTCCTAGCTTCCGTACACAGTTACTGGACTACTTCCACCAAGATCCTCTCTCTGGACATCTTGGCAGGCACAAAACCTACCGAAGACTTCAACATCTTGTCTATTGGCCAAAGCTGAGCTTGGATGCCagagaacatgtaaaaaattGTCAAACGTGTCAACTCTACAaaccagaaaacagaaaacttgCAGGAAAACTCCAACAAACTAAAACTCACCGCCCATAGGAAATGCTTGGAATGGATTTAATGGGTCCCTTCCCCAAAAGCTctcaataaaatgtttatctccTGGTTTTCGTTGATTATTTCTCCCGTGGGGTTGAACTGTTCCCAATCATAAATGCCACGGCTGAAACCATCTCTCAAGTCATGGTCAAAGACATCTTGACCAGGTGGGGCATTCCTGACTACATCCTGTCTGACCGTGGAACACAGTTTGTTTCATCAGTTTTCCAAACTGTATGCAGAACCTGGAATGTGTTAACCTCAGCCTACCACCCCCAAACCAACCTTATAGAGAGACTGAACCGTGTTCTTAAATCAATGATAGCATCCTATGTAGGGGACAATCACTGTCTGAGTTTCGGTTTGCGATTAACTCTGCAGTCCAGGAGTCAACAGGCGTTACTCCTGCAGAGCT contains:
- the LOC136179298 gene encoding odorant receptor 131-2-like → MNVSSANMTVVVRFPDSLSKAVTKNVIVVFLVISINYINASLVHTFSKHQIFYRNPRYILFIHLVVNDMIQVTLTIIMFIISYTIHRINVSVCCFLMLTALFATENTPLNLACMAVECYIAICMPLRHVQICTVRRTLILIGLIWITSMLSVLPDLFVTLATEPLDFFGSRVFCLRQTVFPNPVNTKRRNALYSVFLVVIWITIFFTYFKILFTAKAASKDAKKARNTVLLHGFQLLLCMSTYVGPPLLTIIKQWLPRDYTDHLFAYYITIQILPRSIIPFIYGVRDNTFRRYLKRYLCCKVTVRSSTIRNLH